In Streptomyces nojiriensis, the sequence GTCAAAGTGGCGTCTGGCCCGCGACGCCCGGCACCGCACCTCGCCGCGTTGTCGGGGCGCCCGAGTACGTCCAGTACACGGGCGCCCCTCCGCCTTGCGATGCACGGCACCGGACGCCGCGGGCCTTACCGACGCCACTTTGACGACAGGACCTAGGCGCGGGCCAGCAGCAGGCCGCCCATGGTGACCATGGTCGCAGCGACGAGCCCGTCCAGGACCCGCCAGGCAGCCGGGCGGGCGAGCAGACCGCTCAGCAGCCGGGCTCCGTAGCCCAGACCGGCGAACCAGGTCAGGCTGGCCAGCACGGCCCCGATGGCGAAGGCCCAGCGCAGGTCGCCGCGGTCGGCGGCGAGGGAGCCGAGGAGCAGCACGGTGTCCAGGTAGACGTGCGGGTTGAGCCAGGTCATGGCCAGAGCGGTCAGCACGGCCCGGCGGGCGGACCCGCTCGTCGCCCCCTCCGTGGTGAGGGCGGCGCCGGGGGCGGGCCGCAGCACCCGGCGGGCGGCCAGGACCCCGTAGCAGATCAGGAACCCGCCGCCGGCCAGCCCGACCGCCGTCAGGGCGGCCGGCCAGGCGGTGACGAAGGCGCCGACGCCGGCGACGCCGAGGGTGATGAGGACCGCGTCGGAGACGGCGCAGATGGCGACCACGGCGAGGACCGCGTGGCGGCGCGCGCCCTGGCGGAGGACGAAGGCGTTCTGCGCGCCGATGGCGACGATGAGGGAGAGTCCGCTGCCGAAGCCGGCCAGGGCCGCGGTGACGATGCCGTAGTTCATGACGTCGACGGTAGGCAGCGAGATCGGTTCAGTACAGCTAAAGATTTTTACGTACCATTAGCGCTTGTGATGGATGAGCTTCCGCTGGACCAGGTACGCACGCTGCTCGCCGTGGTGGACGAGGGCACCTTCGACGCGGCGGCGGCCGCCCTGCACGTGACCCCCTCCGCGGTCAGCCAGCGGGTCAAGGCGCTGGAGCAGCGGACCGGGCGGGTGCTGCTGATGCGTACGAAGCCGGTGCGGGCGACCGAATCCGGGGAGGTGGTGGTCCGCTTCGCCCGGCAGCTGGCGCGCCTGGAGCGCGACGCTCGGGCCGAGCTGGGGATGGCCGACGGGATGGGCCCGGTGCGGCTGCCGATCGCGGTGAACGCGGACTCCCTCGCCACCTGGTTCCTGCCGGCGCTCGCGCGGGTGCCGCAGGATCCGCCGGTCTGCATCGAGCTCCACCGCGAGGACGAGTCCCACACGACGGCGCTGCTGCGGGAGGGGCAGGTGATGGCGGCGGTGACCTCCTCGCCCGACCCGGTGGCCGGGTGCAGCGTACGGCTGCTGGGACTGGTCCGGTACCTGCCGACGGCGAGTCCCGAGTTCGCGGCCCGGTACCTGACCGGGGCACCGGAACGGGATCTGCGCGAGGCGCCGACGATCGTGTTCGACCGGAAGGACGACCTCCAGGACGCCTTCGTCCGCGCGCTGACGGGGGACCCGGCGGCCGGGGCGGGGCCGGTACGGCACTACATCCCGACGTCGGAGGGGTTCCGTGACGCGGTGGTCGCGGGGCTGGGGTGGGGGCTGGTGCCGGAGCAGCAGTCGAGACCGCTGGTACGGACGGGGCAGTTGGTGCTGCTGGAGCCGCTGCGGCCGATGGACGTACCCCTGTACTGGCAGCAGTGGAGGCTCGACTCGCCCGCGCTGTCGTCGGTCGCCGAAGTGATCGCGGCGGCGGCCCGGGAGTCGCTCCGGCACCTGCGGCCTGACCGGCAGGACACCCCCTAAGCTGCGACCCATGGAGTCCTACACGATCGGCCAGGCGGCCCGGCTGCTCGGCGTCAGCGTCGACACGGCCCGGCGCTGGGCGGATGCCGACCGGTTCCCCACCCACCGCGAGGGCACGCGGCGCATGGTGGACGGGCCGGACCTGGCCGCCTTCTGCGTCGAGGCCGCGCAGGAGGGCGCCGAGGGCGAGGAGGCCCCGTACACCTCGGCCCGCAACGCCTTCCCCGGCATCGTCACCGGGGTGAAGCTCGGCACGGTCGACGCGCAGGTGGAGATCCAGGCCGGGCCGCACCGGATCGTGTCGCTGCTGACGCGGGAGGCGGTGGAGGAGCTCGGGCTGGAGGTGGGCGCGCGGGCCACGGCACGGGTGAAGTCGACGAGCGTGTTCATCGACCGGGTCTGACGCGGGCGGGGCGGTTTCCCCGGGGCGGTTCCCCAGGGCGGTTCCCCGGCGTGGTTCCTCCGGGGCGGTGAGCCCGGACGCAGGCGTTCCGGCGGCGATGGCAGACTGGCCGCTGATCCGCCGAAGGGGAGTACGCCGTTGTCCATGTTCAGCAACCTGCGCCGGGTCGTGCGGCGCAGCTACCGGCGGGCCGTCGACCTCAGCCACCCGGCCCGCTCCCCGCTCGGCAGTGCGGTGGTCAACTGCGTGGTCTACCGGGACGGCGTACGGCAGGAGGACTGCGCCGAGGTCGAGGAGGCGCTGCGCCGGGTCCGCAAGACGGGCGACGGCTTCGTCTGGATCGGCCTGCACGAGCCGGCGAGGTCGGAGCTGACCGGGCTGGCCGAGCTGTTCGGCCTGCACCCCCTCGCCGTCGAGGACGCCGTCAACGCGCACCAGCGCCCCAAGGTGGAGCGCTACGACGACACGCTGTTCTCCGTCTTCAAGACCGTGCGCTACGTGGAGCACGAGGAGCTGACGGCGACCAGCGAGGTGGTGGAGACCGGCGAGCTGATGGCCTTCACCGGCCAGGACTTCATCATCACCATCCGGCACGGCGGCCGCGGCACGCTGGGCCCGGTCCGCGAGGAGCTGGAGCGCGCCCCGGACCAGCTGGCCAACGGGCCCGCGGCGGTTCTGCACGCCATGGCCGACCACGTGGTCGACGACTACGTGGCCGTGACGGACGCGGTGCAGAACGACATCGACGCCGTCGAGACCGCGGTGTTCAGCGAGGACGGCGGCCGCGGCGACGCGGGGCGCATCTACCAGCTCAAGCGCGAACTCCTCGAGCTCCGGCGGGCGGTGGCACCGCTGAGCCGCCCGCTCCAGCAGCTGGCCACGCAGCCGAT encodes:
- a CDS encoding LysE/ArgO family amino acid transporter — encoded protein: MNYGIVTAALAGFGSGLSLIVAIGAQNAFVLRQGARRHAVLAVVAICAVSDAVLITLGVAGVGAFVTAWPAALTAVGLAGGGFLICYGVLAARRVLRPAPGAALTTEGATSGSARRAVLTALAMTWLNPHVYLDTVLLLGSLAADRGDLRWAFAIGAVLASLTWFAGLGYGARLLSGLLARPAAWRVLDGLVAATMVTMGGLLLARA
- a CDS encoding TOBE domain-containing protein, with the translated sequence MESYTIGQAARLLGVSVDTARRWADADRFPTHREGTRRMVDGPDLAAFCVEAAQEGAEGEEAPYTSARNAFPGIVTGVKLGTVDAQVEIQAGPHRIVSLLTREAVEELGLEVGARATARVKSTSVFIDRV
- the corA gene encoding magnesium/cobalt transporter CorA, translated to MFSNLRRVVRRSYRRAVDLSHPARSPLGSAVVNCVVYRDGVRQEDCAEVEEALRRVRKTGDGFVWIGLHEPARSELTGLAELFGLHPLAVEDAVNAHQRPKVERYDDTLFSVFKTVRYVEHEELTATSEVVETGELMAFTGQDFIITIRHGGRGTLGPVREELERAPDQLANGPAAVLHAMADHVVDDYVAVTDAVQNDIDAVETAVFSEDGGRGDAGRIYQLKRELLELRRAVAPLSRPLQQLATQPIPVIPPETRAYFRNVADHLTRATEQIGAYDNLLDSILQAHLAQVTVAQNEDMRKITAWAAIVAVPTMVCGVYGMNFDHMPELHWTYGYPLVLGVMALACLVIHRGFRRNGWL
- a CDS encoding LysR family transcriptional regulator ArgP, giving the protein MDELPLDQVRTLLAVVDEGTFDAAAAALHVTPSAVSQRVKALEQRTGRVLLMRTKPVRATESGEVVVRFARQLARLERDARAELGMADGMGPVRLPIAVNADSLATWFLPALARVPQDPPVCIELHREDESHTTALLREGQVMAAVTSSPDPVAGCSVRLLGLVRYLPTASPEFAARYLTGAPERDLREAPTIVFDRKDDLQDAFVRALTGDPAAGAGPVRHYIPTSEGFRDAVVAGLGWGLVPEQQSRPLVRTGQLVLLEPLRPMDVPLYWQQWRLDSPALSSVAEVIAAAARESLRHLRPDRQDTP